Genomic DNA from Desulfonema ishimotonii:
CCCGGGACGGCATGGTGGTCTCCACCACGGACCCGGAAGCTGCGGATTTCCGAAAAAGCGTCATTGAATTTCTCATGCTCAATCACCCCCACGACTGTCCGGTCTGCGACGAAGGCGGTCACTGCCTGCTTCAGGACATGACGGTTTCGGGCGGCCACGGGCTGCGACGCTACAAAGGCAACAAGCGGACCCACAACGACCAGTATCTCGGCCCCCTGATTCAGCACGAGATGAACCGGTGCATCCAGTGCTACCGGTGTTCGCGCTTTTATCAGGAATTCACCGGCTTTCATGACCTGGGCGTCATGGGCATCGGCTCCCGTGTCTACTTCGGGCGGTACAAAGAGGGAACGCTGGAAAGCCCCTTTGCCGGAAATCTGGCCGACCTCTGCCCCACGGGCGTTTACACGGACAAGCCCTCTCGCTTCAAAGGGCGGCGGTGGGACTTTGAACGGCGTCCCGGCCTGTGCATCCACTGCTCTCTCGGCTGCCATACGGTGGTCTGTTCCCGCTACCGGGAGGTCATGCGGCAGGAAGCCCGGTTCAGCGAGGCGATCAACGGCTATTTCATCTGTGACCGGGGACGGTACGGATTTTACTACGCCGGTCTGGACGAACGGCCCCGGCACGGCAGAGCGGACGGGCAGGAAATATCCGGCGAAGACGCACTGAAATTCGCGGCGCAGCGGCTTGAAAAGATCCGTTCGGCATACGGTCCCGATGCCGTGGCCTGTGCCGGTTCTCCCCGGAGCAGTCTGGAAACGCTGACCGCGCTGAAACGGCTTTGCCGGAAAAATAACTGGCGCGGTCCGGCATATTTCGGGGAACGGGAAACCGCGCAGAAGGTCAGGGCTGCGGTGTCGCGTTTCAGTTCGGAAACGGCGGTCTCTCTGAGGGATGTGGAACAGGCGGATTTTATTCTGGCCGTGGGGGCCGACCCGGTCAATGAAGCGCCAATGCTGGCCCTGGCCATGCGGCAGGCTTGGAGAAACGGGGCAAGGGTCGCTGTCATAGATCCCCGGCCCGTCTCCCTGCCGCTGGAATTTGAGCATCTGCCGGTCAGAGCGGAACTTGCGGAATTTTATCTGGGAACACTGGTAAACGAAACGCTTAACGACAAAGCTGCAAAGGCAGGGGAGCCGGAGGCACAGAAATTCTGCGACGTGATTTCAACCCTCTCCGCCCGGCATCAGGTGGATATTACGGAACTGGCTCATGTATTTCAGAAAAGTCAGCGGCCCGTGATCATCTGCGGCATGGCACCTCTGCCGGAACCGGTTCCGTGGCTTGTGGCCGACCTTGTTTCCGCTCTCAGGACCATGAATAAACAGGCCGGGCTGTTCTTTATCCTGCCCGGCGCCAACGCCTTCGGCGCAGCATTGCTTTCCGAAACTGAAATTTCTTTTGAGCAGATTATCACCGACATCGAAACGGCCAGGGTGAAAGCCCTGGTGCTGGTGGAAAACGACCCGTTTTTCCATTTCCCGGACCGGCAACGGCTGGAAAAGGCGATTCGGAAGCTCGAACTGCTGGTGGTGGCCGACTGTCTCAACACCCCGGCTGTCGGGGCCGCGGATATTTTTGTGCCCACACTGACGGTCTACGAGGCAGGCGGAACGTTCATCACCGCAGAAGGCCGGGTTCAGCACGTCGGTCCGGCATTCCGGGGCGGGATTCCCATCACCCAGACCGGCAAGGGCGATCATCCCCCGCGCGAGTTCCGGCCCGATATCTCCGGCGGCGATGTGAAGGCCGCATGGCAGGCCATTGCAATACTTGCCGGAGATTCCGAATCAGTGAGAAAAAATTGGCTGACCGAGGCCCACCCGGCCTTTGCGGACCTCCCGGATGTAAACAAATTCCCGGACGACGGCATCTGCTTGGACCTGAAGACAGATACGACGGCGGCACAGTTTTCATGTGACTGGCCAACCGAACCGTCAGAACCGAAGGATGGGTTTGAACTAATCTTCACGGACCTGACCTTCGGCACGGAAGAACTTTCCACGTATTCGCCGTGCCTGCAAGAGATGGAGAAAAAGCCGTGTCTTTTCATGCAGAGCCGGGATGCGGCGGAACTGAAACTGTCTGATGGTGATGTGGCGGAGTTAAAGACAGCGGGCGGCGCGGTGAAAATTCCGGTGAAGGTCGTTGAAAATATGGCGCCCGGCGTTCTCATCCTGCCCCGGCACCGGCAAGTTGAATGGCAAAAGCTGGGAACCCGCAAGCTCCGAAAAGATCAGATTCGCAAGGTGCGGATGGGCTGAGAAACGAACCCCGGGAATAGCGCGTTGAACGCATGAAAATGCCGGATTTCGTTCCGCTCTGCCAAGCGATATTGCCAGAAACCGATTCTCGGCAATTTTCAGCCGGAACGTTAACCAGAGGTGAAAAACAGACAATGTCAACCTGGATTGCCGGATGTATCGTTCTGATGGTCAAAATGGCGCTGGTGCTGGGCGTTCTGCTCTTTCTGGCCGCCTATCTCGTCTGGGCCGAGCGGAAACTGCTGGGACGCCTCCAGGTGCGCCTGGGCCCCAACCGGGCCGGAAAGTTCGGGCTGCTCCAGCCCATTGCCGATGCGGTCAAAATGCTCTGCAAGGAAGATATCGTGCCGGACGCCGCAGACCGGATGATCTTTCTTCTGGCCCCTGCGGTTGTGGCGATCACCGCCCTGATGATGTTCGCGGTGGTCCCCTTCGGACCGCCCATCATCCTGTGGGGCCGGGAAATCCCGCTGGTCATCTCAGACATCAACGTGGCGATTCTCTATGTGTTTGCGCTCTCCTCCCTCGGCGTTTACGGCGTGGCCCTGGGCGGCTGGGCTTCCAATTCCAAATACGCTCTCCTGGGGGGCATTCGCGGCGCGGCCCAGATGATCAGCTATGAGCTGGCCCTGGGCCTCTCCCTGATTCCCATTGTCATGCTCTCCCGCTCCTTCAGTCTGGTAGATATCGTCAACGCCCAGTCCGGCTACCCGTTCATACTGGTTCAGCCCGTCTCGTTCGCCATCTTCTTCATCAGCGCAATGGCCGAAAGCAAGCGGATTCCCTTTGATCTGCCGGAGGCGGAAAACGAACTGGGCGCGGGCTATCACACCGAATACAGCGGGATGCGGTTCGGGCTGTTTTTTATCGGCGAATATGTTCACATGCAGGTGCTGGGCGCACTGGTGGCCGTGTTTTTTCTGGGCGGATGGCGCGGACCGTTTCTGCCGCCCCCGGTCTGGCTGGTGCTGAAGATCATCTTCGTGGCCCTGGTGATGATCTGGATACGCGGGACTCTGCCCCGCCTGCGGTATGATCAGCTGATGGAGTTCGGCTGGAAAATTTTAATCCCCGCATCACTGGTGAACATCGTGATAACGGGCGCGGTGATTTTGATTTAAACATGCCAACAAAAATATTTTGGATTGATGTGCCAAGTAAAGGAAAAATCGGAATTATGCCCCGCCCGCGCGGAGGGGACTGGCTAAAAAGTGAAATTACTTCCTTTCAAAATGAAGGCGTTGATATCATGGTTTCGCTTCTGACCTTTGCTGAAACGGAAGAACTCGGACTCTGTGAAGAAGCTTCTTTATGTGAACATTGCGGAATTACGTTTTACTCATTACCAATTCCTGACAGAAATGCGCCTGAAAGTATTTTGAAAACGAAAATCACATTGGACTTATTAAATAATTTATCAAAACAGGGGAAAAATATTGCCATCCACTGCCGTCAGGGAATTGGGCGATCCGGCCTGATAGCGGCGTCTGTTCTTGTAAATCAGAGCATATCTGTATCTGAAGCTTTCAGACGCATAGAAGCAGCCAGAGGCTGTACGGTTCCCGATACTGCCGAGCAAAAGGAATGGGTATCTTCTTTTGCCGATTTTATATCGACTGGCAATCGAATGCAATTATCATAGACTTACAATCAGGTGAGAAAATGTCTGAAATACTTGACTCTTTCAAAGCATTGGCCACGGGCTTTGCCACAACGTTCAGACACCTGTTCCGCAAGCCCATTACCGAGGAATACCCGGAATACAAGCGCCCTCTGCCGGAGCGCTCCCGCGCCCGGATCGTCCTGACCCGCGAACCGGACGGCAATGAGCGGTGCGTGGCCTGCTATCTCTGCTCGGCGGTCTGCCCGGTCAGCTGCATCTCCATGCAATCGGCTGAAAAACACGACGGCCGGCGTTACGCCAAATGGTTCCGCATCAATTTCGGGCGCTGCATCTATTGCGGTCTGTGCGAAGAGGCCTGCCCCACATCGGCCATTCAGCTGACCCCTGACTTTGAAAACTGCAAACAGGACATTCTGACTTTGGTGTTTGAGAAAAAGGATTTGCTGGCGGATGGCCCCGGAAAAGATAAAGAATACAATTTCTACAAATATGCGGGCGTAAAAACCGGTGCCGGAAACAAAGGCCAGCATATCAAAGAAAAAGAACCGGTGAACGTGAGGAGTAATCTGCCATAATGACACTTTATTCGCTTCTTTTTTACATCCTGGCAGCCGTGATTCTCGTTTCCACGGGCGTTGCCATCACCCGGCGCAACATGGTCCATGCGGTGATCTGGCTGGTGATGTCGTTTTTCGGCAGCGCCATGCTCTTCTACCTCATGGGCGCGCCGCTGCTGGCGGCTTTGGAGGTGATCATCTATGCCGGGGCCATTATGATCCTGTTCCTCTTCATCATTATGATGCTGAAAACAGAGGGCCTTGAGGAACGGCTGTTTCCCCTGCGGCAGTGGGTGCCTGCAATGGGGATGGGCGCGGTATCGCTGACGGTCTGCCTCCTGCTGCTGATCGCCGCCGGACCGGAAGCCCGGACGCCGTTGAAAACCGCCGTGGCCGAGCCTGCCGTATTTGGCCATTTCCTGTTTCGCCGCCACTGGCTCGCCATTGAAATCGTCTCCCTGCTGTTGCTCATCGCCCTGGTCGGCGTACTGCACATGGGCATGAAAAAGGAAAACCATCACATCAGAAACAGGAAGGACACCGCATGATCGTTCCCTACAGCCATGTGCTTTTTTTAGCCGGAATTCTGTTTTTCATGGGCATGTTCTGCACGGTCACGCGGCGCAACCTGATTATGATCCTGCTGGGGCTGGAAATCATGCTCAATGCTGCCTCCGTGGCCTTTATCGGTGCGGCCCTCCGGCATGGCAACATGGAAGGACATGCGGTGGTGATCTTTGTCATCGCCATAGCAGCCGCCGAGGTCTCGGTCGGGCTGGCCCTGATCGTCTGTGCCTACCGGCGAACCGGGACTGTCGATCCGGCGTGTATTGAGTCGGATATCTGTCAGACAGATCAGGGGTAAGAAATATGTGTTAAAGAACGTGTCAGATTGTCGGAAAGCCCTCTGTGCTTACCCCTACAGTCCGACATAGCGTTTGAAATCAGATAAGCAGGACAAGAAAGGAGACAAACAGGAAAGGAGGGAGCCTGACTTGACATTAAACCGGATAACAAAAAAGGAGGCAGACAGATGAAATCAGGCAGACATGCAATTTGGTTATTTATCTTTTTGTTTGTGGCGGCAGGGTGCGCATCAAACCAGCCGGTGGCGAAAGATGAGATGGCCCTTCAGGGGGATGCTCAGGTTCAGGAACTTCAGGAGAAGATTCAGGACCTGGAAAAAGGTTTACAGGAAAAAGACGCGGAAATTCAGGCCAAATCCCAGGCTGTCACAAAAGCCGAGCAAGAGGCAGAGAACGCCAGACGCGAAGCTGAGATAGCCAGGTCTGAAAAATTGCTGCCAACTAAGCCCGATGCCGAAGGTAGTGAAGGCGTTCCCCCGGATGCCCAGCCCGGAGAATGTTATTCCCGGTGCGTCGCGGCGGCTGTTTACAAAACAGTGACGGAAGAGGTTCTGGTATCACCGGCTACGGAACGGGTTAAAACTATTCCGGCAAAATATCAGTGGGTTGAGGAAAAAGTGCTGGTCAAAGAGGCTTCTGAAAAAATCGAAACCATTCCGGCCAAATACGATTGGGTTGAAGAAAAAGTGCTGGTCAGAGAGGCTTCTGAAGAGATCAGGGGTATTCCGGCAAAATACGATTGGGTTGAAAAAAAAGTGCTGGTCAGAG
This window encodes:
- the nuoH gene encoding NADH-quinone oxidoreductase subunit NuoH, translated to MSTWIAGCIVLMVKMALVLGVLLFLAAYLVWAERKLLGRLQVRLGPNRAGKFGLLQPIADAVKMLCKEDIVPDAADRMIFLLAPAVVAITALMMFAVVPFGPPIILWGREIPLVISDINVAILYVFALSSLGVYGVALGGWASNSKYALLGGIRGAAQMISYELALGLSLIPIVMLSRSFSLVDIVNAQSGYPFILVQPVSFAIFFISAMAESKRIPFDLPEAENELGAGYHTEYSGMRFGLFFIGEYVHMQVLGALVAVFFLGGWRGPFLPPPVWLVLKIIFVALVMIWIRGTLPRLRYDQLMEFGWKILIPASLVNIVITGAVILI
- the nuoG gene encoding NADH-quinone oxidoreductase subunit NuoG — its product is MPKLIIDNREIEVPPGTRVIEAAEMLGITIPRFCYHPALGPVGACRVCAVKFLDGPVKGVQMSCMVAARDGMVVSTTDPEAADFRKSVIEFLMLNHPHDCPVCDEGGHCLLQDMTVSGGHGLRRYKGNKRTHNDQYLGPLIQHEMNRCIQCYRCSRFYQEFTGFHDLGVMGIGSRVYFGRYKEGTLESPFAGNLADLCPTGVYTDKPSRFKGRRWDFERRPGLCIHCSLGCHTVVCSRYREVMRQEARFSEAINGYFICDRGRYGFYYAGLDERPRHGRADGQEISGEDALKFAAQRLEKIRSAYGPDAVACAGSPRSSLETLTALKRLCRKNNWRGPAYFGERETAQKVRAAVSRFSSETAVSLRDVEQADFILAVGADPVNEAPMLALAMRQAWRNGARVAVIDPRPVSLPLEFEHLPVRAELAEFYLGTLVNETLNDKAAKAGEPEAQKFCDVISTLSARHQVDITELAHVFQKSQRPVIICGMAPLPEPVPWLVADLVSALRTMNKQAGLFFILPGANAFGAALLSETEISFEQIITDIETARVKALVLVENDPFFHFPDRQRLEKAIRKLELLVVADCLNTPAVGAADIFVPTLTVYEAGGTFITAEGRVQHVGPAFRGGIPITQTGKGDHPPREFRPDISGGDVKAAWQAIAILAGDSESVRKNWLTEAHPAFADLPDVNKFPDDGICLDLKTDTTAAQFSCDWPTEPSEPKDGFELIFTDLTFGTEELSTYSPCLQEMEKKPCLFMQSRDAAELKLSDGDVAELKTAGGAVKIPVKVVENMAPGVLILPRHRQVEWQKLGTRKLRKDQIRKVRMG
- the nuoI gene encoding NADH-quinone oxidoreductase subunit NuoI, encoding MSEILDSFKALATGFATTFRHLFRKPITEEYPEYKRPLPERSRARIVLTREPDGNERCVACYLCSAVCPVSCISMQSAEKHDGRRYAKWFRINFGRCIYCGLCEEACPTSAIQLTPDFENCKQDILTLVFEKKDLLADGPGKDKEYNFYKYAGVKTGAGNKGQHIKEKEPVNVRSNLP
- the nuoK gene encoding NADH-quinone oxidoreductase subunit NuoK, whose product is MIVPYSHVLFLAGILFFMGMFCTVTRRNLIMILLGLEIMLNAASVAFIGAALRHGNMEGHAVVIFVIAIAAAEVSVGLALIVCAYRRTGTVDPACIESDICQTDQG
- a CDS encoding NADH-quinone oxidoreductase subunit J family protein — encoded protein: MTLYSLLFYILAAVILVSTGVAITRRNMVHAVIWLVMSFFGSAMLFYLMGAPLLAALEVIIYAGAIMILFLFIIMMLKTEGLEERLFPLRQWVPAMGMGAVSLTVCLLLLIAAGPEARTPLKTAVAEPAVFGHFLFRRHWLAIEIVSLLLLIALVGVLHMGMKKENHHIRNRKDTA
- a CDS encoding phosphatase domain-containing putative toxin translates to MPTKIFWIDVPSKGKIGIMPRPRGGDWLKSEITSFQNEGVDIMVSLLTFAETEELGLCEEASLCEHCGITFYSLPIPDRNAPESILKTKITLDLLNNLSKQGKNIAIHCRQGIGRSGLIAASVLVNQSISVSEAFRRIEAARGCTVPDTAEQKEWVSSFADFISTGNRMQLS